The Streptomyces nitrosporeus genome includes a window with the following:
- the yaaA gene encoding peroxide stress protein YaaA — translation MLVLLPPSEGKAAPGRGAPLKAEGLSLPGLAEARAAVLDELVGLCLGDEDRAREVLGLSEGLRGEVAKNAELRTAGTRPAGEIYTGVLYDALDLASLDAAAGRRAEDSLLVFSGLWGAVRVGDRIPSYRCSMGVKLPGLGALGAYWRAPMASVMPEAAGDGLVLDLRSSAYTSAWKPAGEVAGRTASVRVLHSQLVDGVEKRSVVSHFNKATKGRMVRDLLTAGARPKDPARLVEALRDLGYVVEAQAPVRAGRPWSLDVVVTEIH, via the coding sequence GTGCTCGTGCTGTTGCCGCCTTCCGAAGGAAAGGCCGCCCCGGGGCGCGGGGCGCCGCTGAAGGCCGAGGGGCTGTCCCTACCGGGGCTGGCCGAGGCGCGGGCCGCGGTGCTGGACGAGCTGGTCGGACTGTGTCTGGGTGACGAGGACAGGGCCCGCGAGGTGCTGGGCCTGAGCGAGGGGCTGCGCGGCGAGGTCGCGAAGAACGCGGAACTGCGCACCGCCGGTACCCGGCCGGCCGGGGAGATCTACACCGGGGTGCTGTACGACGCGCTGGACCTGGCGTCGCTGGACGCGGCGGCCGGGCGGCGGGCCGAGGACTCGCTGCTGGTGTTCTCGGGGCTGTGGGGCGCGGTGCGCGTGGGCGACCGCATCCCCTCCTACCGCTGTTCGATGGGGGTGAAGCTGCCCGGCCTGGGGGCTCTCGGCGCGTACTGGCGGGCCCCGATGGCGTCGGTGATGCCGGAAGCGGCCGGGGACGGGCTGGTGCTGGATCTGCGGTCGTCGGCGTACACCTCGGCGTGGAAGCCCGCCGGTGAGGTGGCCGGGCGCACCGCGAGTGTGCGGGTGCTGCACTCCCAGCTGGTGGACGGGGTGGAGAAGCGGTCGGTGGTCAGCCACTTCAACAAGGCGACCAAGGGCCGGATGGTCCGCGACCTGCTGACGGCCGGCGCCCGGCCGAAAGACCCGGCCCGGCTGGTGGAGGCGCTGCGCGACCTGGGGTACGTCGTCGAGGCGCAGGCGCCGGTACGGGCCGGCCGGCCCTGGTCCCTGGACGTGGTGGTCACCGAGATCCACTGA
- a CDS encoding AIPR family protein produces MATSGADTPRQVTQVREQLHETFDGVIDDSDIAHFRGGNYEQRFLSRALAALAVRRLAQCTVAEAARFVTDGIADQGLDAIAPLPESGQALLVQAKWSDKGSATFDVDAAKAMVDGLNRIENELYDQFNQRAGALALEARPFIINKKATLLIALMGTVEPSPPALEVLNNALDEFNKHGARLSVEVLYAADFHDQIHADLRPEPICLDVRLDDWYQQKGPLKAYQGTVSAESVAEWYETHGTGLFEQNLRAPLGTTVTNAEIGQTLTSDPTRFWHLNNGITMICDSLTARNDSAKAPQSKPTTLTVTGASIVNGAQTVRAVARAMHDDGEAAANATLSIKVINTHEDREFGVQVSQAANRQNAIEQRDHIALEPVHQAIKANLRAELRKQYVIKRGEPVAAPETGCSLDELALALACLYPDAEQAARAASSTENLWEQGPKGSHTLLFKREPSPQKVWRSVLTLRAARSAVYELGSGQNSREAATAEHGGFLVTHLLFQHLGATSIDDPDFDWESEVLEKIPALVPDLVRRLTHQIVTRYGPRPQIRTAFQTVETCRELAKHVLGDLADGVAVPAPPVKERKPRRPNTVPLLVDRRVIKDGSPLRYVAQTEPERDAMEEWLAEDESRRQATWVNHRTKPILWAYDEQQYSPSGLVSKMWADAEWDERPVANQGTARWFQSDDLSLWDLAQRIHSEEAEDEA; encoded by the coding sequence ATGGCCACCTCGGGAGCGGACACACCTCGCCAGGTCACGCAGGTCCGCGAGCAATTGCACGAGACATTCGACGGAGTGATAGACGACAGCGACATCGCCCACTTCCGAGGGGGCAACTACGAACAGCGGTTCCTCTCCCGTGCCCTGGCAGCCCTCGCGGTTCGACGCCTGGCCCAGTGCACCGTGGCGGAAGCGGCTCGGTTCGTCACGGACGGCATCGCGGACCAGGGATTGGATGCCATCGCCCCCTTGCCGGAGAGCGGGCAGGCTCTTCTCGTCCAGGCGAAGTGGAGCGACAAGGGATCAGCGACCTTCGACGTGGATGCCGCCAAGGCAATGGTGGACGGCCTGAACCGCATCGAGAACGAGCTGTACGACCAGTTCAACCAGCGTGCCGGCGCCCTCGCGCTGGAAGCCAGGCCGTTCATCATCAACAAAAAGGCCACCCTGCTCATCGCGCTTATGGGCACGGTGGAGCCTTCTCCGCCGGCGCTCGAGGTTCTCAACAACGCTCTCGACGAGTTCAACAAGCACGGTGCCCGCTTGAGCGTCGAGGTGCTGTACGCCGCAGATTTCCACGACCAGATCCACGCGGATCTTCGACCGGAGCCGATCTGCCTAGACGTCCGCCTTGACGACTGGTACCAACAGAAGGGACCACTCAAGGCCTATCAGGGCACGGTCTCCGCCGAGAGCGTCGCCGAGTGGTACGAGACGCACGGTACGGGCCTGTTCGAGCAAAATCTCCGGGCCCCGCTCGGGACCACCGTCACCAACGCGGAGATCGGTCAGACCCTTACGTCCGACCCCACGAGATTCTGGCACCTGAACAACGGCATCACCATGATCTGCGACTCGCTCACGGCGAGGAACGACAGCGCCAAGGCACCGCAGAGCAAGCCGACCACTCTCACTGTCACGGGGGCGAGCATCGTCAACGGCGCTCAGACGGTACGTGCTGTCGCCAGGGCCATGCACGACGACGGTGAGGCCGCGGCCAACGCCACACTGAGTATCAAGGTCATCAACACGCATGAAGACCGGGAGTTCGGAGTCCAGGTCTCGCAGGCGGCGAACCGGCAGAATGCCATCGAGCAGCGCGACCACATCGCGCTGGAACCCGTGCACCAGGCGATCAAGGCCAACCTGCGCGCCGAACTGCGCAAGCAGTACGTGATCAAGCGCGGCGAGCCGGTGGCCGCGCCCGAGACCGGTTGTTCACTGGACGAACTCGCTCTCGCACTCGCGTGCCTGTACCCGGATGCGGAACAGGCTGCCCGGGCGGCCAGTTCGACGGAGAACCTCTGGGAGCAGGGCCCCAAGGGCAGCCACACTCTGCTGTTCAAACGCGAACCCTCTCCACAGAAGGTGTGGCGTTCCGTACTCACACTGCGAGCAGCACGGAGTGCGGTCTACGAACTGGGCAGCGGGCAGAACAGCCGTGAGGCAGCCACCGCGGAGCACGGTGGTTTTCTCGTCACCCACCTGCTTTTCCAGCATCTCGGCGCCACGAGCATCGATGACCCCGATTTCGACTGGGAGAGCGAGGTCCTGGAGAAGATCCCCGCTCTCGTACCGGATCTGGTGCGTCGGCTGACGCACCAGATCGTCACGCGTTACGGGCCACGTCCCCAGATCAGGACCGCCTTCCAGACCGTGGAGACGTGCCGGGAGCTCGCGAAGCATGTCCTCGGCGACCTGGCCGATGGTGTCGCCGTTCCTGCACCTCCCGTGAAGGAGCGCAAGCCGCGTCGTCCGAACACCGTGCCGCTCCTGGTGGACCGCCGTGTCATCAAGGACGGATCTCCTCTTCGGTACGTGGCCCAGACCGAGCCCGAGCGTGACGCCATGGAGGAATGGCTTGCCGAGGACGAGAGCCGACGCCAGGCGACCTGGGTCAATCACCGGACCAAGCCCATCCTGTGGGCGTACGACGAGCAGCAGTACTCGCCGTCCGGGCTGGTGTCGAAGATGTGGGCGGACGCCGAGTGGGACGAGCGCCCCGTGGCCAACCAGGGAACGGCTCGCTGGTTCCAGTCGGATGACCTGAGCCTGTGGGATCTGGCTCAGCGCATCCACAGTGAAGAGGCCGAGGACGAGGCCTGA
- a CDS encoding ABC transporter substrate-binding protein, whose protein sequence is MSLRRRGASAVGLAVAAALTLSACGQDATDGAAGTDAGGDKKAAVATGGKDFGDAAKKTAEYGTDADAGEFPRTLTHAMGSTEIKTAPKRVVVLDVGEFDNVVSLGVKPVGYAPSEGDAAIPSYLAKGAGEPKNVGTINNLNLEAIAALKPDLILGSQLRAADKYDELSSIAPTVFSIRPGFTWKENYLLNAAALDRTAEAKAELASYEAEARKLGEDIGPDKPTVSMVRYLPDRIRLYAKASFIGTILEDVGLPRPENQQIDDLAAEISPEKIDEADADWIFTGVYGDPKATKRDTARSNPLWKNLEAVKAGRAKDVSDETWYLGLGVTAAGLVLDDLRADLVK, encoded by the coding sequence ATGTCCCTTCGACGTCGCGGAGCCTCCGCGGTCGGGCTGGCCGTAGCCGCCGCACTCACCCTCTCGGCCTGTGGCCAGGACGCGACGGACGGCGCGGCGGGCACCGATGCCGGCGGTGACAAGAAGGCCGCCGTCGCCACGGGCGGCAAGGACTTCGGGGACGCGGCGAAGAAGACGGCGGAGTACGGCACGGACGCCGACGCCGGCGAGTTCCCCCGCACGCTCACCCACGCCATGGGCAGCACCGAGATCAAGACCGCGCCGAAGCGTGTCGTCGTCCTGGACGTCGGCGAGTTCGACAACGTCGTCTCGCTCGGTGTGAAGCCGGTCGGCTACGCGCCGAGCGAGGGTGACGCGGCCATCCCCTCCTACCTGGCGAAGGGGGCCGGCGAGCCGAAGAACGTCGGCACCATCAACAACCTCAACCTCGAGGCGATCGCCGCCCTGAAGCCCGACCTGATCCTCGGCAGCCAGCTCCGGGCGGCCGACAAGTACGACGAGCTCTCCAGCATCGCGCCGACCGTGTTCTCCATCCGCCCGGGATTCACCTGGAAGGAGAACTACCTCCTCAACGCCGCCGCGCTCGACCGTACGGCCGAGGCGAAGGCCGAGCTGGCCTCCTACGAGGCGGAGGCGCGGAAGCTCGGCGAGGACATCGGCCCCGACAAGCCGACCGTCTCCATGGTCCGCTACCTGCCGGACCGGATCCGCCTCTACGCCAAGGCGTCCTTCATCGGCACGATCCTCGAGGACGTCGGTCTGCCGCGCCCGGAGAACCAGCAGATCGACGACCTGGCGGCGGAGATCAGCCCCGAGAAGATCGACGAGGCCGACGCCGACTGGATCTTCACCGGTGTCTACGGCGACCCGAAGGCCACCAAGCGGGACACCGCCCGGTCCAACCCGCTGTGGAAGAACCTGGAAGCGGTCAAGGCGGGCCGGGCCAAGGACGTCTCCGACGAGACCTGGTACCTCGGCCTCGGGGTCACGGCCGCCGGCCTGGTCCTCGACGACCTCCGGGCCGACCTCGTGAAGTAG
- a CDS encoding zinc ribbon domain-containing protein, protein MNAAPADQIRLLEVQALDVRLSQLAHKRSALPEHAEIDSLTGDLAQLRDLLVAAQTEESDTAREQTKAEQDVDQVRQRAVRDQQRLDSGAVSSPKDLESLQREIASLAKRQGDLEDIVLEIMERRESAQERAAELTERVAAVQAKTDDATARRDAATQELDAEAAGVAKDREVVAQAVPADLLKLYDKLRAQQGGVGAARLYQRRCEGCRLELNITEVNEVKAASPDTVLRCENCRRILVRTAESGL, encoded by the coding sequence CTGAACGCCGCGCCCGCCGACCAGATCCGACTCCTCGAAGTCCAGGCCCTCGACGTACGCCTCTCGCAGCTCGCCCACAAGCGGTCCGCCCTGCCCGAGCACGCCGAGATCGACTCGCTCACCGGCGACCTCGCGCAGCTGCGTGACCTGCTGGTCGCCGCGCAGACCGAGGAGAGCGACACCGCCCGCGAACAGACCAAGGCGGAACAGGACGTCGACCAGGTCCGCCAGCGCGCCGTCCGCGACCAGCAGCGGCTGGACTCCGGAGCCGTCTCCTCGCCCAAGGACCTGGAGAGCCTCCAGCGTGAGATCGCCTCGCTGGCCAAGCGCCAGGGCGACCTGGAGGACATCGTCCTGGAGATCATGGAGCGCCGTGAGTCCGCCCAGGAGCGCGCCGCCGAGCTGACCGAGCGCGTCGCCGCCGTCCAGGCCAAGACCGACGACGCGACCGCCCGCCGGGACGCGGCCACCCAGGAACTCGACGCGGAGGCGGCCGGTGTCGCCAAGGACCGCGAGGTCGTCGCCCAGGCCGTCCCCGCCGACCTGCTGAAGCTCTACGACAAGCTGCGCGCCCAGCAGGGCGGGGTGGGCGCCGCCCGCCTCTACCAGCGCCGCTGCGAGGGCTGCCGCCTGGAGCTGAACATCACCGAGGTCAACGAGGTGAAGGCGGCGTCCCCCGACACCGTGCTGCGCTGCGAGAACTGCCGCCGCATCCTGGTCCGTACCGCGGAGTCGGGCCTGTAA
- the eda gene encoding bifunctional 4-hydroxy-2-oxoglutarate aldolase/2-dehydro-3-deoxy-phosphogluconate aldolase, producing the protein MTSSVPSAAPASVPAPAGASASTSVLDLAPVLPVVVLEDAADAVPLARALTAGGLPAIEVTLRTPAALDAIRAISSEVPRAVVGAGTVVSAADVAAAVAAGARFLVSPGWTDTLLSALKTSGVPFLPGVSTTSEVVALLERGVTEMKFFPAEAAGGTAYLKALSSPLPRARFCPTGGVSAASAPAYLALPNVGCVGGSWMVPGDAVASKDWARVERLAREASALAGGR; encoded by the coding sequence ATGACCTCCTCCGTGCCGTCCGCCGCGCCCGCTTCCGTCCCCGCCCCCGCCGGGGCTTCCGCTTCCACCTCCGTGCTGGACCTGGCCCCTGTGCTCCCCGTCGTCGTCCTGGAGGACGCGGCCGACGCGGTCCCGCTGGCCAGGGCGCTGACCGCGGGCGGGCTCCCGGCGATCGAGGTGACGCTGCGCACCCCGGCGGCCCTGGACGCGATCCGGGCGATCTCCTCGGAGGTCCCGCGGGCCGTGGTGGGGGCCGGGACCGTGGTCTCGGCGGCGGACGTGGCCGCGGCAGTCGCGGCCGGGGCCCGTTTCCTGGTCAGTCCGGGCTGGACGGACACCCTTCTGAGCGCGCTGAAGACCTCGGGGGTGCCGTTCCTGCCGGGGGTCTCGACGACGTCCGAGGTGGTGGCGCTGCTGGAGCGCGGGGTGACGGAGATGAAGTTCTTCCCCGCGGAGGCGGCCGGCGGCACCGCCTATCTCAAGGCGTTGTCCTCGCCGCTGCCGCGGGCCCGGTTCTGCCCGACCGGCGGTGTCTCGGCCGCTTCCGCGCCTGCCTACCTCGCCCTGCCCAACGTGGGCTGCGTGGGCGGCAGCTGGATGGTTCCCGGGGACGCGGTGGCCTCGAAGGACTGGGCGCGGGTGGAGCGGCTGGCCCGTGAGGCGTCCGCGCTCGCGGGAGGCCGATGA
- the pepE gene encoding dipeptidase PepE yields the protein MNLLLLSNSTQYGRGYLEHALDTVSAFLPAGTRLAFVPYALADHDTYTARVREALEPVGVTVRGVHESADPAAGLACADAVFIGGGNSFRLLDALYRTGLREAVRDAVRGGLPYMGASAGTNMAAPTLRTTNDMPIVQPPSFGTLGLVPFQINPHYLDPDPDSTHKGETREERLTEFLEENDVPVLGLREGTWLRVRDGEAHVQGAAPARLFTRAARPRELPAGSDVSRLLTVRPGFDVPAR from the coding sequence GTGAATCTGCTGCTTCTCTCCAACTCCACCCAGTACGGCCGTGGTTACCTGGAACACGCGCTCGACACCGTCTCGGCCTTCCTGCCCGCGGGCACACGTCTGGCCTTCGTCCCCTACGCCCTCGCGGACCACGACACCTACACCGCCCGGGTGCGTGAGGCGCTGGAACCGGTGGGCGTCACCGTGCGCGGCGTCCACGAGAGCGCCGACCCGGCCGCCGGACTCGCCTGTGCCGACGCGGTGTTCATCGGCGGGGGCAACTCCTTCCGGCTGCTCGACGCCCTGTACCGCACCGGTCTGCGCGAGGCGGTGCGCGACGCGGTACGCGGCGGGCTGCCGTACATGGGAGCCAGCGCCGGGACCAACATGGCCGCGCCGACGCTCCGTACGACCAACGACATGCCCATCGTGCAGCCGCCGTCGTTCGGGACGCTGGGCCTGGTGCCGTTCCAGATCAACCCGCACTACCTGGACCCGGACCCGGACAGCACCCACAAGGGAGAGACCCGGGAGGAACGGCTCACCGAGTTCCTGGAGGAGAACGACGTCCCCGTGCTCGGACTGCGCGAAGGCACCTGGCTGCGGGTCCGGGACGGCGAGGCACACGTCCAGGGGGCCGCCCCCGCCCGGCTGTTCACCCGCGCCGCCCGGCCCCGGGAGCTCCCGGCCGGCTCGGACGTGTCCCGGCTGCTGACGGTCCGGCCGGGCTTCGACGTCCCGGCGCGGTAG
- a CDS encoding Nif3-like dinuclear metal center hexameric protein codes for MPRLSEVIAELDALWPPGRAEGWDAVGTVCGDPGAEIDRVLFAVDPVERIADEARALGAQLIVTHHPLYLRGTTTVAASTFKGRVVHGLIKHDIALHVAHTNADTADPGVSDALAGALGLRVTGPLVPDASDPEGRRGLGRVCELDHPETLRDFAARAAARLPATAQGIRLAGDPDATVRRVAVSGGSGDSLFDAVRAAGVDAFLTADLRHHPASEAVQHSPLGLVDAAHWATEWPWCEQAAAQLDAISDRHGWGLRVHVSKQVTDPWTTHHSSGAPN; via the coding sequence GTGCCCCGTCTGTCTGAAGTCATCGCCGAGCTCGACGCCCTCTGGCCCCCCGGACGGGCCGAGGGATGGGACGCGGTCGGCACGGTCTGCGGCGACCCCGGCGCGGAGATCGACCGGGTCCTGTTCGCCGTCGACCCCGTGGAGCGGATCGCCGACGAGGCCCGTGCCCTCGGCGCCCAGCTGATCGTCACCCACCACCCGCTCTACCTGCGCGGTACGACGACGGTCGCCGCCTCCACCTTCAAGGGCCGTGTCGTGCACGGACTGATCAAGCACGACATCGCCCTGCACGTCGCGCACACCAACGCGGACACCGCGGACCCCGGGGTCTCCGACGCCCTCGCCGGCGCGCTCGGCCTGCGGGTCACCGGCCCCCTCGTGCCCGACGCCTCCGACCCCGAGGGCCGCCGCGGTCTGGGCCGTGTCTGCGAGCTCGACCACCCCGAGACCCTGCGCGACTTCGCCGCCCGCGCCGCCGCCCGGCTGCCCGCCACCGCGCAGGGCATCCGGCTGGCCGGCGACCCGGACGCCACGGTGCGGCGGGTCGCGGTGAGCGGCGGCTCCGGTGACAGCCTGTTCGACGCCGTGCGCGCCGCCGGTGTGGACGCCTTCCTCACCGCGGACCTGCGCCACCACCCGGCCTCCGAGGCCGTCCAGCACTCGCCGCTCGGCCTGGTCGACGCCGCGCACTGGGCCACCGAATGGCCCTGGTGCGAGCAGGCCGCCGCGCAGCTCGACGCGATTTCCGACCGCCACGGATGGGGCCTGCGGGTCCACGTCTCGAAGCAGGTCACCGACCCCTGGACCACCCACCACTCTTCTGGAGCCCCCAACTGA
- a CDS encoding MFS transporter, giving the protein MTPMADASARPRTPSRTRTGAVVAAACTGQFLVVLDVSVVNVALPSMRDDLALSTSGLQWVVNAYSIAFAGFMLLGGRAADIYGRKRMFLVGLGLFTATSLAGGLAQEDWQLLAARAGQGLGAAVLSPATLTILTAAVPEGPARTRAIGTWMAVGAGGGAAGGLIGGVLTDALSWRWVLLVNVPVGAVVLAGAVLWMAEGRAGDRRRVDLAGAVLVTAGLAAVAYGIVQTEAEGWTDRATLVPLAGGAVLLAVFVLVEARTAAPLMPLRVLGVRAVAAANVSMLVMGSATFCMWYFMTVYAQNVLGYTPLEAGLALMPTSAAVVLGSKAAPRLMGRFGARTLAVAGVLVTASGFGWQSTMGPDGTYLTSVCLPGVLMMAGAGLASTPLATLATSGAAPGDAGLVSGLVNTSRTMGGALGLAVLSTVAAARTGGSTGPAEITAGYALAFRTATGVLLGGVVMMLLWLPGRVRHIEHPSEPVAGGGEEPGRTDTVPARPSADPRG; this is encoded by the coding sequence ATGACACCCATGGCTGACGCTTCCGCACGCCCCCGCACACCGTCGAGAACCCGCACCGGGGCTGTGGTCGCGGCAGCCTGCACCGGGCAGTTCCTGGTCGTCCTGGACGTGTCCGTGGTCAACGTGGCGCTGCCGTCCATGCGTGACGACCTGGCGCTCAGCACCTCGGGGCTGCAATGGGTCGTCAACGCCTACTCGATCGCCTTCGCCGGCTTCATGCTGCTCGGCGGGCGCGCCGCCGACATATACGGCCGCAAGAGGATGTTCCTGGTCGGCCTCGGCCTCTTCACCGCCACCTCACTGGCGGGCGGCCTCGCCCAGGAGGACTGGCAACTCCTCGCCGCCCGCGCCGGACAGGGCCTCGGCGCCGCCGTGCTCTCCCCGGCGACCCTCACCATCCTGACCGCCGCCGTCCCCGAAGGCCCCGCGCGCACCAGGGCGATCGGCACCTGGATGGCGGTCGGCGCGGGCGGCGGCGCGGCCGGCGGGCTGATCGGCGGGGTCCTCACCGACGCCCTGTCCTGGCGGTGGGTCCTCCTCGTCAACGTTCCGGTCGGTGCCGTGGTCCTGGCCGGAGCGGTGCTGTGGATGGCCGAGGGCCGGGCCGGCGACCGGCGCCGGGTGGACCTGGCCGGGGCCGTGCTCGTCACGGCGGGGCTGGCGGCGGTGGCGTACGGCATCGTCCAGACCGAGGCGGAGGGCTGGACGGACCGGGCCACCCTGGTGCCGCTGGCCGGGGGAGCGGTACTGCTCGCGGTGTTCGTCCTCGTCGAGGCACGGACCGCGGCCCCGCTGATGCCGCTGCGGGTGCTGGGGGTCCGGGCGGTCGCGGCGGCCAACGTGTCGATGCTGGTCATGGGCTCGGCGACCTTCTGCATGTGGTACTTCATGACCGTCTACGCCCAGAACGTGCTGGGATACACGCCCCTGGAGGCCGGCCTCGCCCTGATGCCCACCTCCGCCGCGGTCGTCCTCGGCTCCAAGGCCGCGCCCCGGCTCATGGGCCGTTTCGGTGCCCGGACACTCGCCGTCGCCGGGGTCCTGGTCACCGCCTCGGGGTTCGGCTGGCAGTCCACGATGGGGCCCGACGGCACCTACCTCACCTCGGTCTGCCTGCCGGGCGTCCTGATGATGGCCGGCGCGGGGCTCGCCTCCACCCCGCTGGCCACGCTGGCCACCTCCGGTGCCGCCCCCGGGGACGCCGGGCTCGTCTCGGGCCTGGTCAACACCTCCCGGACGATGGGAGGCGCACTCGGACTCGCCGTGCTGTCCACCGTCGCGGCCGCCCGCACCGGGGGCTCCACCGGACCCGCGGAGATCACCGCCGGATACGCACTGGCCTTCCGCACGGCCACCGGGGTCCTGCTGGGCGGGGTGGTGATGATGCTGCTGTGGCTGCCGGGGCGCGTACGGCACATCGAGCACCCGTCGGAGCCCGTGGCCGGAGGCGGGGAGGAGCCGGGGCGCACGGACACCGTCCCGGCACGCCCGTCGGCGGACCCGCGCGGCTGA
- a CDS encoding bifunctional RNase H/acid phosphatase, producing the protein MPAARRLVVEADGGSRGNPGPAGYGAVVIDPDTAQTLAEAAEYIGVATNNVAEYRGLIAGLTAVRELFPDTPVRVRVRMDSKLVVEQMSGRWKVKHPGMKPLAEEAARILPASSVTYEWIPRAENKHADRLANEAMDAGTRGRSWDPAASTAGPEAPRTPAPPEPAGPPGDAAAGAAKVRAAMAAARPSGTGPSGPVPSGPAAPQAAKTPQVGWGAAPDLGAPATFVLLRHGETALTPEKRFSGSGGSDPGLSGTGRHQAARAADAFAARGTVQEIVSSPLRRCRETAQAVADRLGLRVVVEEGLRETDFGAWEGLTFGEVRERFGPDLSDWLASPEAAPTGGGESFTEVAERVSATRDRLITRYAGRTVLVVTHVTPIKTLVRLALGAPPESLFRMELSPASVSTVAYYADGNPSVRVLNDTSHLS; encoded by the coding sequence ATGCCCGCTGCCCGCCGGCTGGTCGTGGAGGCCGACGGGGGTTCCCGGGGCAACCCGGGCCCCGCCGGGTACGGCGCGGTCGTCATCGACCCGGACACGGCACAGACGCTCGCCGAGGCCGCCGAGTACATCGGCGTCGCCACGAACAACGTCGCCGAGTACCGGGGCCTGATCGCCGGCCTCACCGCGGTGCGGGAGCTGTTCCCCGACACACCCGTGCGGGTCAGGGTGCGGATGGACTCGAAGCTGGTCGTGGAGCAGATGTCGGGGCGCTGGAAGGTCAAGCACCCCGGCATGAAGCCCCTCGCCGAGGAGGCGGCCCGGATCCTGCCCGCCTCCTCCGTCACGTACGAGTGGATCCCGCGCGCCGAGAACAAGCACGCGGACCGGCTCGCCAACGAGGCGATGGACGCGGGCACGCGGGGCCGGTCCTGGGACCCGGCCGCCTCGACGGCCGGACCGGAGGCGCCGCGCACGCCCGCGCCGCCGGAGCCCGCCGGGCCTCCCGGGGACGCGGCGGCGGGAGCCGCGAAGGTCCGGGCCGCGATGGCGGCGGCCCGGCCGTCCGGAACCGGTCCGTCCGGGCCCGTGCCGTCGGGCCCCGCGGCCCCGCAGGCGGCGAAGACACCGCAGGTGGGCTGGGGCGCAGCCCCCGACCTCGGGGCGCCCGCCACCTTCGTCCTGCTTCGGCACGGCGAGACGGCCCTCACCCCCGAGAAGCGGTTCTCCGGCAGCGGCGGCAGCGATCCCGGGCTCTCCGGGACCGGCCGCCACCAGGCCGCCCGTGCCGCCGACGCCTTCGCCGCCCGCGGCACGGTCCAGGAGATCGTCAGCTCCCCGCTGCGCCGCTGCCGCGAGACGGCGCAGGCCGTGGCCGACCGGCTCGGCCTGCGCGTCGTTGTCGAGGAGGGCCTGCGCGAGACGGACTTCGGTGCCTGGGAGGGGCTGACGTTCGGGGAGGTACGCGAGCGTTTCGGCCCCGACCTGAGCGACTGGCTCGCCTCACCCGAAGCGGCCCCCACCGGCGGTGGCGAGAGTTTCACCGAGGTCGCGGAGCGCGTGTCGGCCACCCGTGACCGGCTGATCACCCGCTACGCGGGGCGCACGGTGCTGGTGGTCACCCATGTCACCCCGATCAAGACGCTGGTCCGGCTGGCACTGGGCGCCCCGCCGGAGTCCCTGTTCCGCATGGAACTCTCGCCCGCCTCGGTCTCGACGGTGGCGTACTACGCGGACGGCAACCCCTCGGTCCGGGTCCTCAACGACACGTCACACCTGAGCTGA
- a CDS encoding IclR family transcriptional regulator: MAMAGPELDRSTPAGALQTVDRALLVLLAFERTRPDWGVTEVAEEFGWDTSVAQRLLATLAGRGFLVSDPATRRYRIGPAVLRLGRLWERSGSLELLAAPVLEELRRTTGDTVLFCLPDSFHMRCVAAEEGEAGPLRYYPLVGELYPAHAGATSKSYYACLPDDQRHRLFRGRPMARFTDRTVTDPDLLEQEFLKIRAQGYAWTVGEYDTGIATVAVPVFLGREPYGSLSLGGGEDRFRGAPEDRLDALRRAARLLEQRLTHPPQRPKSRAGRPRPA, translated from the coding sequence ATGGCGATGGCCGGACCCGAGCTTGACCGGAGCACCCCCGCGGGTGCCCTGCAAACCGTCGACCGGGCGCTCCTGGTACTGCTCGCCTTCGAGCGGACCAGGCCGGACTGGGGGGTCACCGAGGTCGCCGAGGAGTTCGGCTGGGACACCTCGGTCGCCCAGCGCCTGCTGGCCACGCTCGCGGGCCGGGGCTTCCTGGTCTCCGACCCGGCCACCCGCCGCTACCGCATCGGCCCCGCCGTACTGCGGCTCGGCCGGCTGTGGGAGCGCTCGGGGTCGCTGGAGCTGCTGGCCGCGCCGGTCCTGGAGGAGCTGCGCCGGACCACCGGCGACACCGTGCTGTTCTGCCTGCCGGACAGCTTCCACATGCGGTGCGTGGCCGCGGAGGAGGGCGAGGCCGGGCCGCTGCGGTACTACCCGCTGGTCGGCGAGCTGTACCCCGCGCACGCGGGGGCCACCAGCAAGTCGTACTACGCCTGCCTCCCCGACGACCAGCGCCACCGGCTCTTCCGGGGCCGGCCCATGGCCCGCTTCACCGACCGGACCGTCACCGACCCGGACCTGCTGGAACAGGAGTTCCTGAAGATCCGCGCCCAGGGGTACGCCTGGACGGTCGGCGAGTACGACACCGGTATCGCCACCGTCGCCGTACCGGTGTTCCTGGGGCGCGAGCCCTACGGCAGCCTCAGCCTCGGCGGCGGCGAGGACCGGTTCCGCGGGGCGCCCGAGGACCGGCTCGACGCACTCCGCCGTGCCGCCCGGCTGCTGGAGCAGCGGCTCACGCACCCGCCCCAGCGGCCGAAGTCGCGCGCGGGGCGTCCACGCCCCGCCTGA